One window from the genome of Epinephelus fuscoguttatus linkage group LG3, E.fuscoguttatus.final_Chr_v1 encodes:
- the slc44a2 gene encoding choline transporter-like protein 2 isoform X2, whose translation MTKYDRQGESRKFDPNFKGPIHNRGCTDVLCCILFILALFGYFAVGIIAWSQGDPRKVIYPTDSRGQFCGQAGTPLEKKPLLFYFNILKCASPLVLLEFQCPTTQVCVEKCPDRHMTLVKAKIGNKDDREYFKQFCKDGVNFTKSPPELLRDGLCPALLMPSKPFTRRCLPALGTLKGGVVVVGNETTIDLDSGVKINATDVLEASKKSNVVVEARQVAMRIFEDYTQSWHWILLGLVIAMLVSLIFIVLLRYLAGVMVWVMIVLVIIVIGYGIFHCYMEFASLKGEPGADVTIRDLGLQTDFSVYLQIRQTWLAFMIILAIVEVIIILLLIFLRKRIMIAIALIKEASRAVGHVMSSLFYPLLTFALLALVIAYWAITAVFLSTSNEQVYKVFNTSECEYSRETCDPKTFNTSNASSQCPDAECLFAFYGGETLYHKYLILFQFYNVFLFFWCANFVTALGQVTLSGAFASYYWAFKKPDDIPAYPIFSSLGRALRYHTGSLAFGSLILSIVQVIRVILEYLDHKLKGAQNRCAKFILSCMKCCFWCLEKCIKFLNRNAYIMIAIYGKSFCPSARDAFFLLMRNIIRVAVLDKVTDFLLFLGKLLIVGIVGIFSFFFFSGKIKAVEDAAPSLNYYWVPILTVVVGSYLIAHGFFSVYAMCVDTLFLCFCEDLERNDGSSERPYFMSPELHDILSKAKRLEEDHDGIDQGDSADAAKQVDEVKLEEETPLQQQDGEIQLKQQTVLKQDNEEEQPLQAKTDAEEPKEEKNEEQKVSQEEEAEKKEEVKEEVKEEAEKQELKKEEKTEEAPPPAVEADKQETDEKKEEKEESLEEKPPSAPEE comes from the exons ATGACAAAATACGATAGACAAG GGGAGTCCAGGAAGTTTGACCCAAACTTCAAAGGGCCAATTCACAACAG GGGCTGCACAGACGTCCTCTGCTGTATTCTCTTCATCTTGGCCCTGTTTGGGTACTTTGCTGTTGGTATCATTG CCTGGTCTCAGGGTGACCCCAGGAAAGTGATCTACCCCACAGACAGCAGAGGGCAGTTCTGTGGACAAGCTGGAACACCTCTGGA GAAGAAGCCCCTCCTGTTCTACTTCAACATCCTGAAATGTGCCAGCCCTCTGGTGCTGCTGGAGTTCCAGTGTCCCACCACACAG GTATGTGTGGAAAAATGTCCCGACCGGCACATGACGCTGGTGAAAGCCAAAATAGGCAACAAAGACGACCGTGAATACTTCAAACAGTTCTGTAAGGATGGGGTGAACTTCACCAAA AGTCCTCCAGAGCTCCTGAGGGACGGCTTGTGTCCTGCCTTACTGATGCCCAGCAAACCCT TCACGCGTCGATGCCTTCCTGCCTTGGGAACCTTGAAGGgcggggtggtggtggtgggcaATGAGACCACTATCGACCTTGATTCGGGCGTCAAAATTAACGCCACAGATGTGCTGGAGGCATCCAA gAAATCCAATGTGGTTGTTGAAGCTCGCCAGGTGGCCATGCGAATCTTTGAGGACTACACTCAGTCTTGGCACTGGATATTGCT AGGTCTGGTGATTGCCATGCTCGTCAGCTTGATTTTCATCGTATTGCTGCGATACTTGGCTGGCGTCATGGTCTGGGTCATGATTGTGTTGGTTATCATCGTCATCGGATATG GGATTTTCCACTGTTACATGGAGTTTGCGAGTCTGAAGGGAGAGCCGGGTGCTGACGTCACCATCCGTGACCTGGGCCTGCAGACAGACTTCTCTGTCTACCTGCAGATCAGACAGACCTGGCTGGCTTTCA TGATCATCCTTGCTATTGTGGAGGTCATCATCATCCTGCTACTCATCTTCCTCAGGAAGAGAATCATGATCGCCATTGCCCTCATCAAAGAAGCCAGTAG agcTGTTGGGCACGTGATGTCATCCCTGTTTTACCCACTGCTGACCTTTGCCCTCTTGGCCTTGGTGATCGCTTACTGGGCCATCACTGCTGT TTTCTTGTCCACCTCTAATGAGCAGGTGTACAAAGTGTTCAACACCTCTGAGTGTGAGTACTCACGAGAGACCTGCGACCCCAAG ACATTCAACACCTCCAACGCTTCATCTCAGTGTCCGGATGCAGAATGCCTGTTTGCCTTCTATGGTGGGGAGACCCTCTACCACAAATACCTCATCCTGTTCCAGTTCTACAacgtcttcctcttcttctggtGTGCCAACTTTGTGACGGCGCTGGGCCAGGTCACTCTGTCGGGGGCCTTTGCCTCGTATTACTGGGCCTTCAAGAAACCTGATGATATTCCCGCCTACCCCATCTTCTCCTCGCTGGGACGGGCTCTCCG ATACCACACAGGCTCCCTGGCTTTTGGCTCTCTGATCCTGTCTATAGTCCAGGTCATCAGGGTCATTCTGGAGTACCTGGATCACAAGTTGAAAG GTGCTCAGAACAGATGTGCTAAATTCATTCTGAGCTGCATGAAGTGCTGCTTCTGGTGTTTGGAGAAATGTATCAAGTTCCTTAACAGGAATGCTTACATCATG ATTGCCATCTATGGAAAAAGTTTCTGTCCGTCAGCTCGAGATGCTTTTTTCCTTCTCATGAGGAACATCATCAG GGTGGCTGTTTTAGATAAAGTGACTGACTTCCTGCTGTTTCTTGGGAAGCTCCTCATTGTTGGAATAGTTG gcatcttctctttcttcttcttctcggGAAAAATCAAAGCAGTAGAGGATGCTGCTCCATCTCTGAACTACTACTGGGTGCCAATACTG ACGGTGGTAGTGGGATCCTACCTCATCGCCCATGGCTTCTTCAGCGTGTACGCCATGTGTGTGGACACACTGTTCCTCTGCTTCT GTGAGGACTTAGAGAGAAATGACGGCTCGTCCGAAAGGCCTTACTTCATGTCCCCTGAGCTGCACGACATCCTCTCCAAAGCCAAGAGGCTGGAGGAGGACCATGACGGCATCGATCAGGGGGATTCTGCAGATGCTGCGAAGCAAGTGGATGAGGTGAAACTGGAGGAGGAGACTCCTCTTCAGCAGCAAGACGGAGAGATCCAACTGAAGCAGCAGACGGTGCTCAAGCAGGACAACGAGGAGGAGCAGCCTCTGCAGGCCAAGACGGACGCCGAAGAGccaaaagaggagaaaaatgaAGAACAAAAAGTCAGTCAGGAAGAGGAGgctgaaaagaaagaagaggtgAAAGAAGAGGTGAAAGAAGAGGCAGAAAAACAGGAGTtgaaaaaggaggaaaagacCGAGGAGGCGCCACCTCCTGCTGTGGAGGCTGACAAACAGGAGACTgatgaaaagaaagaggagaaagaggaatcCTTGGAAGAAAAACCTCCCTCTGCACCAGAGGAGTAG
- the slc44a2 gene encoding choline transporter-like protein 2 isoform X1 — MEMEEKNPDPKYGESRKFDPNFKGPIHNRGCTDVLCCILFILALFGYFAVGIIAWSQGDPRKVIYPTDSRGQFCGQAGTPLEKKPLLFYFNILKCASPLVLLEFQCPTTQVCVEKCPDRHMTLVKAKIGNKDDREYFKQFCKDGVNFTKSPPELLRDGLCPALLMPSKPFTRRCLPALGTLKGGVVVVGNETTIDLDSGVKINATDVLEASKKSNVVVEARQVAMRIFEDYTQSWHWILLGLVIAMLVSLIFIVLLRYLAGVMVWVMIVLVIIVIGYGIFHCYMEFASLKGEPGADVTIRDLGLQTDFSVYLQIRQTWLAFMIILAIVEVIIILLLIFLRKRIMIAIALIKEASRAVGHVMSSLFYPLLTFALLALVIAYWAITAVFLSTSNEQVYKVFNTSECEYSRETCDPKTFNTSNASSQCPDAECLFAFYGGETLYHKYLILFQFYNVFLFFWCANFVTALGQVTLSGAFASYYWAFKKPDDIPAYPIFSSLGRALRYHTGSLAFGSLILSIVQVIRVILEYLDHKLKGAQNRCAKFILSCMKCCFWCLEKCIKFLNRNAYIMIAIYGKSFCPSARDAFFLLMRNIIRVAVLDKVTDFLLFLGKLLIVGIVGIFSFFFFSGKIKAVEDAAPSLNYYWVPILTVVVGSYLIAHGFFSVYAMCVDTLFLCFCEDLERNDGSSERPYFMSPELHDILSKAKRLEEDHDGIDQGDSADAAKQVDEVKLEEETPLQQQDGEIQLKQQTVLKQDNEEEQPLQAKTDAEEPKEEKNEEQKVSQEEEAEKKEEVKEEVKEEAEKQELKKEEKTEEAPPPAVEADKQETDEKKEEKEESLEEKPPSAPEE, encoded by the exons atggagatggaggagaaaaacCCGGACCCTAAATACG GGGAGTCCAGGAAGTTTGACCCAAACTTCAAAGGGCCAATTCACAACAG GGGCTGCACAGACGTCCTCTGCTGTATTCTCTTCATCTTGGCCCTGTTTGGGTACTTTGCTGTTGGTATCATTG CCTGGTCTCAGGGTGACCCCAGGAAAGTGATCTACCCCACAGACAGCAGAGGGCAGTTCTGTGGACAAGCTGGAACACCTCTGGA GAAGAAGCCCCTCCTGTTCTACTTCAACATCCTGAAATGTGCCAGCCCTCTGGTGCTGCTGGAGTTCCAGTGTCCCACCACACAG GTATGTGTGGAAAAATGTCCCGACCGGCACATGACGCTGGTGAAAGCCAAAATAGGCAACAAAGACGACCGTGAATACTTCAAACAGTTCTGTAAGGATGGGGTGAACTTCACCAAA AGTCCTCCAGAGCTCCTGAGGGACGGCTTGTGTCCTGCCTTACTGATGCCCAGCAAACCCT TCACGCGTCGATGCCTTCCTGCCTTGGGAACCTTGAAGGgcggggtggtggtggtgggcaATGAGACCACTATCGACCTTGATTCGGGCGTCAAAATTAACGCCACAGATGTGCTGGAGGCATCCAA gAAATCCAATGTGGTTGTTGAAGCTCGCCAGGTGGCCATGCGAATCTTTGAGGACTACACTCAGTCTTGGCACTGGATATTGCT AGGTCTGGTGATTGCCATGCTCGTCAGCTTGATTTTCATCGTATTGCTGCGATACTTGGCTGGCGTCATGGTCTGGGTCATGATTGTGTTGGTTATCATCGTCATCGGATATG GGATTTTCCACTGTTACATGGAGTTTGCGAGTCTGAAGGGAGAGCCGGGTGCTGACGTCACCATCCGTGACCTGGGCCTGCAGACAGACTTCTCTGTCTACCTGCAGATCAGACAGACCTGGCTGGCTTTCA TGATCATCCTTGCTATTGTGGAGGTCATCATCATCCTGCTACTCATCTTCCTCAGGAAGAGAATCATGATCGCCATTGCCCTCATCAAAGAAGCCAGTAG agcTGTTGGGCACGTGATGTCATCCCTGTTTTACCCACTGCTGACCTTTGCCCTCTTGGCCTTGGTGATCGCTTACTGGGCCATCACTGCTGT TTTCTTGTCCACCTCTAATGAGCAGGTGTACAAAGTGTTCAACACCTCTGAGTGTGAGTACTCACGAGAGACCTGCGACCCCAAG ACATTCAACACCTCCAACGCTTCATCTCAGTGTCCGGATGCAGAATGCCTGTTTGCCTTCTATGGTGGGGAGACCCTCTACCACAAATACCTCATCCTGTTCCAGTTCTACAacgtcttcctcttcttctggtGTGCCAACTTTGTGACGGCGCTGGGCCAGGTCACTCTGTCGGGGGCCTTTGCCTCGTATTACTGGGCCTTCAAGAAACCTGATGATATTCCCGCCTACCCCATCTTCTCCTCGCTGGGACGGGCTCTCCG ATACCACACAGGCTCCCTGGCTTTTGGCTCTCTGATCCTGTCTATAGTCCAGGTCATCAGGGTCATTCTGGAGTACCTGGATCACAAGTTGAAAG GTGCTCAGAACAGATGTGCTAAATTCATTCTGAGCTGCATGAAGTGCTGCTTCTGGTGTTTGGAGAAATGTATCAAGTTCCTTAACAGGAATGCTTACATCATG ATTGCCATCTATGGAAAAAGTTTCTGTCCGTCAGCTCGAGATGCTTTTTTCCTTCTCATGAGGAACATCATCAG GGTGGCTGTTTTAGATAAAGTGACTGACTTCCTGCTGTTTCTTGGGAAGCTCCTCATTGTTGGAATAGTTG gcatcttctctttcttcttcttctcggGAAAAATCAAAGCAGTAGAGGATGCTGCTCCATCTCTGAACTACTACTGGGTGCCAATACTG ACGGTGGTAGTGGGATCCTACCTCATCGCCCATGGCTTCTTCAGCGTGTACGCCATGTGTGTGGACACACTGTTCCTCTGCTTCT GTGAGGACTTAGAGAGAAATGACGGCTCGTCCGAAAGGCCTTACTTCATGTCCCCTGAGCTGCACGACATCCTCTCCAAAGCCAAGAGGCTGGAGGAGGACCATGACGGCATCGATCAGGGGGATTCTGCAGATGCTGCGAAGCAAGTGGATGAGGTGAAACTGGAGGAGGAGACTCCTCTTCAGCAGCAAGACGGAGAGATCCAACTGAAGCAGCAGACGGTGCTCAAGCAGGACAACGAGGAGGAGCAGCCTCTGCAGGCCAAGACGGACGCCGAAGAGccaaaagaggagaaaaatgaAGAACAAAAAGTCAGTCAGGAAGAGGAGgctgaaaagaaagaagaggtgAAAGAAGAGGTGAAAGAAGAGGCAGAAAAACAGGAGTtgaaaaaggaggaaaagacCGAGGAGGCGCCACCTCCTGCTGTGGAGGCTGACAAACAGGAGACTgatgaaaagaaagaggagaaagaggaatcCTTGGAAGAAAAACCTCCCTCTGCACCAGAGGAGTAG
- the slc44a2 gene encoding choline transporter-like protein 2 isoform X3, with translation MEMEEKNPDPKYGESRKFDPNFKGPIHNRGCTDVLCCILFILALFGYFAVGIIAWSQGDPRKVIYPTDSRGQFCGQAGTPLEKKPLLFYFNILKCASPLVLLEFQCPTTQVCVEKCPDRHMTLVKAKIGNKDDREYFKQFCKDGVNFTKSPPELLRDGLCPALLMPSKPFTRRCLPALGTLKGGVVVVGNETTIDLDSGVKINATDVLEASKKSNVVVEARQVAMRIFEDYTQSWHWILLGLVIAMLVSLIFIVLLRYLAGVMVWVMIVLVIIVIGYGIFHCYMEFASLKGEPGADVTIRDLGLQTDFSVYLQIRQTWLAFMIILAIVEVIIILLLIFLRKRIMIAIALIKEASRAVGHVMSSLFYPLLTFALLALVIAYWAITAVFLSTSNEQVYKVFNTSECEYSRETCDPKTFNTSNASSQCPDAECLFAFYGGETLYHKYLILFQFYNVFLFFWCANFVTALGQVTLSGAFASYYWAFKKPDDIPAYPIFSSLGRALRYHTGSLAFGSLILSIVQVIRVILEYLDHKLKGAQNRCAKFILSCMKCCFWCLEKCIKFLNRNAYIMIAIYGKSFCPSARDAFFLLMRNIIRVAVLDKVTDFLLFLGKLLIVGIVGIFSFFFFSGKIKAVEDAAPSLNYYWVPILTVVVGSYLIAHGFFSVYAMCVDTLFLCFLEDLERNDGSAERPYFMSQNLLDLLKKSNEGAKSVD, from the exons atggagatggaggagaaaaacCCGGACCCTAAATACG GGGAGTCCAGGAAGTTTGACCCAAACTTCAAAGGGCCAATTCACAACAG GGGCTGCACAGACGTCCTCTGCTGTATTCTCTTCATCTTGGCCCTGTTTGGGTACTTTGCTGTTGGTATCATTG CCTGGTCTCAGGGTGACCCCAGGAAAGTGATCTACCCCACAGACAGCAGAGGGCAGTTCTGTGGACAAGCTGGAACACCTCTGGA GAAGAAGCCCCTCCTGTTCTACTTCAACATCCTGAAATGTGCCAGCCCTCTGGTGCTGCTGGAGTTCCAGTGTCCCACCACACAG GTATGTGTGGAAAAATGTCCCGACCGGCACATGACGCTGGTGAAAGCCAAAATAGGCAACAAAGACGACCGTGAATACTTCAAACAGTTCTGTAAGGATGGGGTGAACTTCACCAAA AGTCCTCCAGAGCTCCTGAGGGACGGCTTGTGTCCTGCCTTACTGATGCCCAGCAAACCCT TCACGCGTCGATGCCTTCCTGCCTTGGGAACCTTGAAGGgcggggtggtggtggtgggcaATGAGACCACTATCGACCTTGATTCGGGCGTCAAAATTAACGCCACAGATGTGCTGGAGGCATCCAA gAAATCCAATGTGGTTGTTGAAGCTCGCCAGGTGGCCATGCGAATCTTTGAGGACTACACTCAGTCTTGGCACTGGATATTGCT AGGTCTGGTGATTGCCATGCTCGTCAGCTTGATTTTCATCGTATTGCTGCGATACTTGGCTGGCGTCATGGTCTGGGTCATGATTGTGTTGGTTATCATCGTCATCGGATATG GGATTTTCCACTGTTACATGGAGTTTGCGAGTCTGAAGGGAGAGCCGGGTGCTGACGTCACCATCCGTGACCTGGGCCTGCAGACAGACTTCTCTGTCTACCTGCAGATCAGACAGACCTGGCTGGCTTTCA TGATCATCCTTGCTATTGTGGAGGTCATCATCATCCTGCTACTCATCTTCCTCAGGAAGAGAATCATGATCGCCATTGCCCTCATCAAAGAAGCCAGTAG agcTGTTGGGCACGTGATGTCATCCCTGTTTTACCCACTGCTGACCTTTGCCCTCTTGGCCTTGGTGATCGCTTACTGGGCCATCACTGCTGT TTTCTTGTCCACCTCTAATGAGCAGGTGTACAAAGTGTTCAACACCTCTGAGTGTGAGTACTCACGAGAGACCTGCGACCCCAAG ACATTCAACACCTCCAACGCTTCATCTCAGTGTCCGGATGCAGAATGCCTGTTTGCCTTCTATGGTGGGGAGACCCTCTACCACAAATACCTCATCCTGTTCCAGTTCTACAacgtcttcctcttcttctggtGTGCCAACTTTGTGACGGCGCTGGGCCAGGTCACTCTGTCGGGGGCCTTTGCCTCGTATTACTGGGCCTTCAAGAAACCTGATGATATTCCCGCCTACCCCATCTTCTCCTCGCTGGGACGGGCTCTCCG ATACCACACAGGCTCCCTGGCTTTTGGCTCTCTGATCCTGTCTATAGTCCAGGTCATCAGGGTCATTCTGGAGTACCTGGATCACAAGTTGAAAG GTGCTCAGAACAGATGTGCTAAATTCATTCTGAGCTGCATGAAGTGCTGCTTCTGGTGTTTGGAGAAATGTATCAAGTTCCTTAACAGGAATGCTTACATCATG ATTGCCATCTATGGAAAAAGTTTCTGTCCGTCAGCTCGAGATGCTTTTTTCCTTCTCATGAGGAACATCATCAG GGTGGCTGTTTTAGATAAAGTGACTGACTTCCTGCTGTTTCTTGGGAAGCTCCTCATTGTTGGAATAGTTG gcatcttctctttcttcttcttctcggGAAAAATCAAAGCAGTAGAGGATGCTGCTCCATCTCTGAACTACTACTGGGTGCCAATACTG ACGGTGGTAGTGGGATCCTACCTCATCGCCCATGGCTTCTTCAGCGTGTACGCCATGTGTGTGGACACACTGTTCCTCTGCTTCT TGGAGGATCTGGAGCGCAATGATGGATCCGCAGAGAGGCCGTACTTCATGTCGCAGAACCTGCTCGACCTCCTGAAGAAGTCCAATGAAGGGGCCAAATCTGTAGATTAA